The following are from one region of the Stigmatopora argus isolate UIUO_Sarg chromosome 9, RoL_Sarg_1.0, whole genome shotgun sequence genome:
- the LOC144082374 gene encoding wee1-like protein kinase 1-B, which translates to MLERRSTVVRRLDYQRTATRSPPRGGEEVTPMWGRKSCGGTLNTDLPATCSQVSRLCEVSPEPKSVSARQPATIRPKNIRKFDSPSPKKIASPPAKETSCTPTCRRFLFKNGKPSPRSIKDGNSIRPLVNLNPFSPLSFMSQSPPMQKNQRKRTHLYFGDDNCGKAKRLSKRLTAIRSDATSRYCSEFLELEKIGSGQFGCVFKCLKRLDGCLYAIKRSTKPLMGSIEKQFTMREVFAHAVLAQHPNVVRYYSSWIEDNHLLIQNEYCDSGTLFDVIERNARHLTSMSEPELTDLLLQVTRGLECIHSMSLVHMDIKPSNIFISKKSRSSCNSLDEDMLSSNVVYKIGDLGHVTQVSSSQVEEGDSRYLPNEVLQEDYSDLTKADVFSLALTVASASGAQALPSNGQKWHEIRQGEFPVGPRRLSQEFLSLLKLMICPDPKKRPSASDIIRHPVIHAAKRLVV; encoded by the exons ATGCTCGAGCGACGAAGCACCGTTGTCAGGCGGCTGGATTACCAGCGCACCGCCACGAGGAGCCCCCCACGCGGGGGTGAAGAGGTGACGCCGATGTGGGGCCGGAAAAGTTGTGGAGGAACCCTGAATACGGATCTCCCGGCCACATGCTCGCAGGTTTCACGATTGTGCGAGGTTTCCCCCGAACCAAAGTCCGTTTCAGCTCGCCAGCCTGCGACCATTCGGCCCAAAAACATAAGGAAATTTGACTCGCCAAGTCCAAAAAAG aTTGCTTCTCCCCCAGCTAAGGAGACCAGTTGCACACCGACCTGCAGGAGATTCTTGTTCAAAAATGGGAAACCTTCACCAAGGTCCATCAAAGACGGCAACAGCATCCGCCCTTTGGTCAACTTAAATCCATTCAGCCCCCTCTCCTTCATGTCACAGTCTCCACCAATGCAGAAAAACCAGCGCAAAAGAAcacactt gtaTTTCGGAGATGACAATTGCGGTAAAGCTAAAAGGTTATCTAAG AGGTTGACTGCAATAAGAAGCGATGCGACGTCCCGGTACTGCTCGGAATTCCTCGAGCTGGAGAAGATTGGCAGTGGGCAGTTTGGTTGTGTGtttaaatgtttgaaaaggCTCGATGGCTGTCTCTACGCCATCAAAAGATCAACAAAACCCCTAATGGGATCTATCGAAAA ACAATTTACCATGCGAGAAGTGTTTGCCCACGCCGTGCTGGCCCAGCACCCCAACGTGGTACGCTACTATTCATCGTGGATTGAGGACAACCACTTGCTCATTCAGAACGAGTACTGTGACAGCGGCACGCTGTTTGATGTCATTGAACGCAACGCCAGGCACCTCACCTCCATGTCAGAACCAGAACTCACGGATCTGCTGCTCCAAGTCACCCGAGGCCTGGAGTGCATCCACTCCATGTCACTGGTGCACATGGACATCAAACCGA GCAACATTTTCATATCCAAGAAATCTAGAAGCAGCTGTAACAGTTTGGATGAAGACATGTTGAGCAGCAATGTTGTCTACAAAATAG GGGATCTTGGTCATGTGACACAGGTTAGCAGTTCACAAGTGGAAGAAGGTGACAGCAGGTATCTGCCCAATGAAGTGTTGCAAGAG GACTACAGTGACTTGACCAAGGCGGACGTCTTTTCACTCGCTCTGACTGTGGCGAGCGCTTCAGGGGCGCAAGCTCTGCCGTCCAATGGACAAAAGTGGCACGAAATCCGACAGGGCGAGTTCCCTGTTGGGCCACGCAGGCTTTCCCAAGAGTTTCTCAGTCTTCTCAAG cTGATGATCTGCCCTGACCCCAAAAAACGGCCTTCAGCCTCTGACATCATCAGACATCCAGTAATCCATGCAGCAAAGAGACTGGttgtgtaa